The region ACTACGATTGACGAGCCTTCCTCCTGAATGCAATAGAACCAGCGGCTGTTAGGATGGAACACAAAATGGCGCGGGCCATCGCCTGGAGGCGCTGAAGCCGAGGGTGGGTCGTTCGGCGTCAGCTTGCCCTTGTCGAGATCAATGTTCCAGATCAGGATTTTATCCATCCCCAGGTCCGTGGAGATGACGCGTTTACCGCTGGGATCCGATTCAATCATGTGCGCGTGCGGCGCGTCGTGGCCGCTGATGGCAAAACTGCCCGGAGGCGCGCTGGTGGCGTGCTGCGGGCCGAGCGGACCTTTGTCCTGGTGAACGTCGGTGGCAGGCCCTAGTTCTCCGTTGGAAAGGATGGGCACGACGGCGATGGTTCCTCCGCCGTAGTTTGCGACAAAGACGTAGCGTCCGGAAGGGTGGACGCTGATGTGGGCCGGACCGTCGCCCTCGGAGCTGACGGTGTTGAGCAAAGTAATGTGCCCGGTGGAAGGATCAACGGAATACGAACTGACCGCGCCCGAGCGTTTGCCCTGGTAATTGTGGATTTCATCACCGGAATATAAATGCTTTTTGTCAGGACTCAGAGCGAGCCACGAAGGGTTCCTGGGATTCTCGACCAGTCCGCGCTGGGTGAGGGCGCCGCTTGCGGAATCCATTTCAAAAAGGTAGACACCCTGGCCGCGGCCGGGGCTTCCTTCGGGCCCTGCCGGCGAGCTATAGGTCCCGACGCAAAGCAGACGCGGCTTGCCCGACCGCGCCGCCGTGGCCCCTTCTTTGACCCCGCTGTCGGGGCCACAGGCCAGAGCAGGCCCCGCCAAGGCTATAGCGGCGGCGCTTTTCAGAAATCTACGGCGTGACGGTTTGGTTGAAAGGTCTTGATTCAGCTTAACCTCTTCCGATGGCATGCGAATCCTCCTTTGATTGCGAGCGCAGATGGACCCGAAAAGGCAAGATTATGATGTCATCCGGCCAGGAACGCAAGCACGGAATACTAATCAGGGCATGTGGTGTTGGGTGGGCCGGGTGAGATTATTGGCGGTGCTGGTCAGACAGCGGGAATTCAACCCCGTGTTCTTCGTTGACTTGCCGGCTGGCGGCGATGTTGAAATCGGACAGCGGAAACTTGCGGGCTGACTGGCCGTCGAAGACCCACAGTGTTTCA is a window of Terriglobia bacterium DNA encoding:
- a CDS encoding lactonase family protein → MPSEEVKLNQDLSTKPSRRRFLKSAAAIALAGPALACGPDSGVKEGATAARSGKPRLLCVGTYSSPAGPEGSPGRGQGVYLFEMDSASGALTQRGLVENPRNPSWLALSPDKKHLYSGDEIHNYQGKRSGAVSSYSVDPSTGHITLLNTVSSEGDGPAHISVHPSGRYVFVANYGGGTIAVVPILSNGELGPATDVHQDKGPLGPQHATSAPPGSFAISGHDAPHAHMIESDPSGKRVISTDLGMDKILIWNIDLDKGKLTPNDPPSASAPPGDGPRHFVFHPNSRWFYCIQEEGSSIVVYDYASNGSLTQKQVLSTLPKGFAGTNYTSEIRISPDAKFIYGANRLHDSIAWFSIDGDGKLTFAGEEWTRGDYPRSITIDPAGDFLYCCNQRADAVTTFRVNKQTGALTFTGQYTPVGTPANVVFLT